A region of Culicoides brevitarsis isolate CSIRO-B50_1 chromosome 1, AGI_CSIRO_Cbre_v1, whole genome shotgun sequence DNA encodes the following proteins:
- the LOC134827121 gene encoding atypical kinase COQ8B, mitochondrial, with product MSRSQELAGMLKGMQIVAEALVKNQNAEMRHLWSNSSVRSALEKNLASVQACTDKITKDPGKELESVGSLVKESFERGGTVVEGLKMFMKPVDQLKTITQQNLGVTETATGNSAETMADVKFAVNQAKSSDEKIDLKELDVSSITLKELETILSQVKQKKVRLSYDDQQKKVDPIEEKPVAKPEIKLGAPIPKESFAKGENQVKNMMDVVSNYGKNRETSNEGSTPEAPKVEFSLPELSSVAKQRKVPSSRIGRVVSFGNLFAGLGFGTVSELTKGMLGIGGSKSVKEAVFSPENTERIVDTLCKVRGAALKLGQILSIQDSNVVSPQLIKAFDRVRQAADYMPDWQVEKALKQELGENWRDQLASFEQKPFAAASIGQVHRGVLLDGTHVAIKIQYPGVGQSIESDIDNLVSMLKVWDVFPKGMFIDNVVKVAKRELAWEVDYRREADYTERFAELIVKHPEFRVPKVIKSLSTGSILTTELAPGVPIDQCFNMDNDHRQYIARSAMKLCLLELFDYRCMQTDPNWSNFLYDPNTRKITLIDFGATRFYSKAFIDNYLRVILAASRNDRKEIHELSKKMGFLTGYETAQMVDAHIDAVMILGEVFSLPGEFDFGHQDTTKRIADLVPVMVAHRLCPPPDEIYSLHRKISGIFLLCYRLNAILDCKPIFDEIVKNYKFDD from the exons ATGTCTCGCAGTCAGGAGCTTGCTGGCATGCTGAAAGGGATGCAAATCGTGGCAGAGGCTTTGGTAAAAAACCAAAATGCCGAAATGCGTCATTTGTGGTCAAATTCATCCGTTCGTTCGGCACTCGAAAAAAACTTGGCAAGTGTTCAGGCGTGCACAGACAAAATCACAAAAGATCCTGGCAAAGAGCTCGAAAGTGTGGGCAGTTTGGTGAAAGAGTCATTCGAGCGTGGCGGCACCGTTGTCGAAGGTTTGAAAATGTTCATGAAACCGGTTGATCAATTGAAAACAATCACTCAACAAAATCTGGGAGTTACGGAGACAGCAACAGGTAACAGCGCTGAAACGATGGCAGATGTGAAATTTGCCGTAAATCAAGCCAAAAGTTCGGATGAGAAAATAGATTTGAAAGAGTTGGATGTGTCGTCAATCACGTTGAAAGAGCTGGAGACGATTTTGTCGCAAGTGAAGCAGAAAAAAGTGCGTTTGAGTTACGatgatcaacaaaaaaaagttgatccgATCGAAGAAAAGCCCGTAGCGAAGCCAGAAATTAAGTTAGGAGCACCAATACCCAAAGAATCTTTCGCCAAAGGagaaaatcaagtaaaaaatatgatgGATGTCGTTTCGAATTACGGCAAAAATCGCGAAACATCGAACGAGGGATCCACTCCCGAAGCTCCAAAAGTAGAATTTAGCTTACCTGAGTTGAGTTCCGTGGCAAAACAACGTAAAGTTCCGTCGTCACGCATTGGAAGAGTGGTTTCGTTCGGAAATTTATTCGCCGGATTGGGTTTTGGAACCGTTAGTGAGCTTACAAAGGGCATGCTGGGCATCGGGGGCTCCAAAAGTGTGAAAGAAGCTGTTTTTAGTCCAGAAAATACAGAACGAATTGTTGATACTTTGTGTAAAGTTCGTGGAGCTGCATTAAAATTAGGCCAAATATTga gtATTCAAGATTCCAATGTTGTGTCACCGCAACTGATAAAAGCTTTTGATCGTGTTCGACAAGCAGCGGATTATATGCCCGATTGGCAGGTTGAAAAGGCGCTGAAACAAGAATTGGGGGAAAATTGGAGAGATCAGCTTGCgtcttttgaacaaaaacccTTTGCTGctg caagtATCGGTCAAGTACATCGCGGCGTCCTACTCGACGGCACCCACGTGGcaataaaaatccaatatCCTGGTGTTGGTCAGAGCATCGAAAGTGACATCGACAATCTCGTCTCCATGTTAAAGGTGTGGGATGTCTTTCCAAAGGGCATGTTTATTGATAACGTGGTGAAAGTAGCGAAGCGTGAGTTAGCGTGGGAGGTAGATTATCGTCGAGAGGCGGATTACACGGAACGTTTTGCCGAACTAATTGTCAAACATCCGGAATTTCGTGTCCCGAAAGTCATTAAAAGTCTCTCAACCGGCAGTATTTTGACGACAGAACTCGCACCTGGCGTCCCCATCGATCAGTGTTTCAACATGGACAACGATCATCGACAATATATCGCGCGTTCTGCCATGAAATTGTGCTTGTTGGAACTGTTTGACTATCGTTGCATGCAAACAGACCCCAATTGGTCGAATTTCTTGTATGATCCGAACACGCGGAAAATTACCTTGATCGATTTCGGTGCGACACGATTTTACAGCAAAGCATTCATCGATAATTATTTACGAGTAATTTTGGCAGCGTCACGAAATGATCGCAAGGAAATTCATGAGTTGTCGAAGAAAATGGGATTTCTCACGGGATACGAGACCGCACAAATGGTAGACGCCCATATCGATGCCGTGATGATTTTGGGAGAAGTTTTCAGCTTGCCGGGCGAGTTTGACTTTGGGCATCAAGACACGACGAAGAGAATTGCTGATTTAGTGCCTGTTATGGTTGCGCATCGTTTGTGCCCGCCGCCAGACGAAATTTATTCGCTTCATCGCAAAATTTccggaatatttttgttgtgctATAGATTGAATGCGATACTCGATTGCAAAccaattttcgatgaaattgtcaaaaattacaaatttgatgattaa
- the LOC134827176 gene encoding glycosylated lysosomal membrane protein B-like yields the protein MHLLPKFLIFSIFITFCSSTDLADDKIKRKLTAVLNPDCPAEFCGSDRKINVMHVTADSDRDRIHYLWSFAGKPSFLMAFGDLNSSMSIDWASFLGFSNGTEKSVTITPEPKYATITVLNQIFEFNDPADHGDFLNVTDKNILPLDTSLFGYEFNGSTVTPEFVEFKVKATKYHNTPNITNIGAVIYTVQCYGDKGHGGNYPHLLHNSNNTQVDVVFDRFKQKKSFKSPRLAIEMAFATTDTKDSNATFHITKRRTLDDEHTPGIFELDTLVSPHSYIEYRPVSYTKPVRDVSDSTDTHLSKIVDATDEFMYKSLVYAYFGFNENHMLKSVNVSFGAVNDGFYSKTNYTSFAFLIGLGQPPTEELSPLVMAITFVGLGIPAVLFVLGATCILVKRVRTYRRLNSGLE from the exons ATGCATCTCCTACCGAAATTCctcatattttcaattttcatcactTTCTGCTCTTCCACGGACTTGGCGGATGACAAAATCAAGCGAAAA ttGACTGCCGTTCTAAATCCCGATTGTCCTGCTGAATTTTGCGGATCCGATAGAAAAATCAACGTAATGCACGTCACTGCCGACTCAGATCGCGATCGGATCCACTATTTGTGGAGTTTTGCGGGTAAACCGAGTTTCCTAATGGCCTTTGGCGATTTAAACTCCTCGATGAGTATTGACTGGGCGAGTTTTCTCGGATTTTCTAATGGCACGGAAAAAAGTGTTACAATCACACCTGAACCGAAATACGCTACAATCACagttttgaatcaaattttcgaGTTTAACGACCCTGCTGATCATGGCGATTTTTTGAATGTGACCGATAAAAATATTCTGCCACTCGATACGTCGCTGTTCGGGTACGAATTTAATGGATCAACGGTGACACCAGAGTTTGTGGAGTTCAAAGTAAAAGCGACAAAGTATCATAATACGCCAAATATCACGAATATCGGGGCAGTTATCTATACGGTGCAGTGTTACGGGGATAAGGGTCACGGCGGAAATTACCCGCATCTCCTTCACAATTCGAACAACACCCAAGTTGACGTCGTTTTTGAtcgtttcaagcaaaaaaagagCTTCAAATCACCTCGACTCGCCATTGAAATGGCTTTTGCCACTACAGACACGAAAGACAGCAACGCCACATTCCACATAACGAAGCGCCGTACCCTAGATGACGAACATACGCCGGGAATTTTTGAACTGGATACTCTCGTATCGCCTCACAGCTACATCGAATATCGCCCCGTGAGCTACACAAAGCCCGTGCGAGACGTTTCCGACTCCACAGACACGCATTTGTCGAAAATCGTCGACGCCACGGACGAATTCATGTACAAATCCTTGGTTTATGCGTACTTTGGCTTCAACGAAAACCATATGTTAAAATCCGTGAATGTCAGTTTTGGGGCCGTCAACGATGGTTTCTACAGTAAAACCAATTATACGTCATTTGCATTCCTAATTGGACTTGGGCAACCCCCGACGGAGGAATTAAGCCCTCTGGTGATGGCAATTACCTTTGTTGGTCTCGGAATTCCTGCGGTTTTGTTCGTTTTGGGCGCAACGTGCATCCTGGTGAAACGAGTTCGGACCTATCGACGTCTCAATTCCGGACTGGAGTAA
- the LOC134827165 gene encoding E3 UFM1-protein ligase 1 homolog — protein sequence MSSDWDEIKRLASDFQKVQLTSSAQKLSERNCIEVVSLLIEKGLIDVIFTNDGKEYLTNEQLEREINDELFVSGGRINLVDLSRILNVELQRVTIAAERVVAENSSIRMILGQLIDETYIQRIAAEINEKLRQMGELNVADITVSYDLPSDFLLREVMEKYLGSLIYGKQDASDPRIFFTQSYVQRCKAKIRGALSGITVPTAVSAILAQGGIKERIFFTLIKEVHVQGTLTSRNVDAQYIPHIYTKMQSDWVKNFYKQNGYLEVTLPGLGVSDPKSFIQSQLAGEKFKQLSSVVVDQRIIDQVASSLDECISTASYLDISTIVPQTFTEKDYDQLISLCLTPAMRKSTMMFGSTIITTKYLDELIKPCHEIVKAKAKEAIDSGTYQKYVIEKQMAQVKKDEKDDAVQDAKVDKREERRKKAAGGAQGGGAQGRETKTKSTKKHSRNNRRQESDSEEEESQTNNNSGKNKKKEPTITLLNTNDIKKAIVKPLEEEGLEDLAGEIAAHYFPQLSKTALALTQELFESTQQNKTQNRRQTHAALQDKLNTLTNDIRLYEKGLKLFSADTQPQLVKYLLKSLGNDICNELALYIANESNLATNGNTLTPEQRLKIAQEAEKEYRGPLQALIKTLSGTSIDEFVAATENCLQSCSMILKKVDKKKDRTLILCHKHELLEQLNNATDPALILHLATLVIFTVATGNILHASGRHVSAILSFLQSHLSPEQSKVLMEYHDLVLKMLSSENGDEAKAELEQLETGVKEIAQTFKKPGVVQAD from the exons ATGTCATCAGATTGGGACGAAATCAAGCGTCTAGCTtcagattttcaaaaagtgcAGTTGACTTCCTCAGcacaaaa acttTCCGAGAGAAATTGCATCGAAGTTGTCTCACTTTTGATCGAAAAAGGTCTCATCGATGTAATTTTCACGAACGACGGCAAGGAATATTTGACAAACGAGCAGCTGGAAAGAGAAATCAACGACGAACTTTTTGTCAGCGGTGGTCGTATCAACTTGGTCGATCTTTCGCGCATCTTGAATGTCGAATTGCAACGCGTAACAATCGCCGCCGAGCGAGTAGTGGCGGAAAATTCCTCAATTCGGATGATTTTGGGCCAGCTAATTGACGAAACGTACATTCAACGAATTGCTGcggaaattaacgaaaaactcCGTCAAATGGGGGAATTAAATGTGGCCGATATCACGGTGAGTTACGACTTGCCCTCGGATTTCTTGTTGCGCGAAGTGATGGAAAAGTATTTGGGCTCGTTGATTTACGGGAAGCAAGACGCTTCGGATCCGCGAATTTTCTTCACGCAGTCTTACGTGCAGCGATGCAAGGCAAAAATTCGTGGCGCACTTTCGGGAATCACAGTTCCGACTGCAGTTTCGGCGATTTTGGCACAAGGCGGGATAAAAGAGCGGATTTTCTTCACGTTAATTAAGGAAGTGCATGTTCAAGGCACGTTGACGTCTCGAAATGTCGATGCCCAGTACATTCCgcatatttacacaaaaatgcaGTCCGATTGGgtgaaaaatttctacaagCAAAACGGGTACCTGGAAGTGACGTTACCCGGTTTGGGTGTCTCCGACCCAAAATCCTTCATCCAATCGCAACTCGCGggcgaaaaattcaaacagcTGAGCAGCGTCGTCGTCGATCAGCGAATTATCGATCAAGTTGCCTCGTCATTGGACGAATGCATCTCCACCGCTAGCTATTTAGACATTTCCACAATTGTCCCGCAAACGTTCACCGAAAAAGACTACGACCAGCTAATTTCGCTGTGTTTGACGCCCGCCATGCGCAAATCCACGATGATGTTCGGCAGCACGATCATTACGACGAAATATTTGGACGAGCTGATTAAACCGTGTCACGAAATTGTCAAGGCGAAAGCGAAGGAAGCCATCGATTCGGGAACTTACCAGAAATACGTGATCGAGAAACAAATGGCGCAAGTGAAAAAAGACGAGAAAGATGACGCGGTGCAAGATGCGAAAGTAGACAAACGTGAGGAACGCAGGAAAAAAGCGGCGGGAGGGGCACAAGGAGGAGGCGCTCAGGGACGAGAGACGAAAACAAAATCCACGAAAAAGCATTCGCGGAATAATCGAAGACAGGAGTCGGATTCGGAAGAAGAGGAGAGCCAAACGAACAATAATAGtgggaaaaataagaaaaaggaACCGACGATTACTTTGTTGAACACGAATGACATTAAAAAGGCGATCGTGAAGCCGCTTGAGGAAGAGGGACTTGAGGATTTGGCAGGAGAGATTGCGGCGCATTATTTCCC acaaCTCAGCAAAACGGCCCTCGCATTGACGCAAGAACTCTTCGAGAGCACGCAGCAAAACAAAACTCAAAATCGCCGTCAAACCCACGCCGCCTTGCAGGACAAACTCAACACCCTCACGAACGACATTCGCTTGTACGAGAAAggcttaaaacttttttcggcCGACACCCAACCGCAACTCGTCAAATACTTGTTAAAATCCCTCGGAAACGACATTTGCAACGAACTTGCCTTGTACATTGCGAACGAAAGCAATCTCGCAACAAATGGAAACACCTTGACACCGGAACAACGTCTCAAAATTGCACAAGAAGCGGAAAAAGAATATCGCGGTCCCTTACAAgccttaataaaaactttatcgGGAACTTCCATCGATGAATTTGTCGCAGCGACAGAAAATTGCTTGCAATCCTGCAGCATGATACTGAAAAAAGTCGACAAAAAGAAGGATCGCACGTTAATTTTGTGTCACAAACACGAATTATTGGAACAATTGAACAACGCAACGGATCCGGCACTCATTTTGCATCTGGCGACATTGGTAATTTTTACCGTAGCCACGGGAAATATCTTGCATGCCTCCGGGAGACACGTTTCCGCCATCCTGAGTTTCTTACAAAGTCATCTTAGTCCCGAACAGAGCAAGGTTTTGATGGAATATCACGATTTGGTGCTGAAAATGTTGAGTAGCGAGAACGGAGACGAGGCAAAAGCTGAGCTGGAACAACTTGAAACGGGCGTCAAAGAGATCGCACAAACTTTTAAGAAGCCCGGCGTCGTTCAAGCTGATtaa